A region of Paenibacillus sp. JNUCC-31 DNA encodes the following proteins:
- a CDS encoding carbohydrate ABC transporter permease, which produces MKYRKTMGNRMFDIVNYTLLSLLTLACLYPILHIVFASFSDPARLVAHKGLLLKPLGFTLDGYKLIFKDNSLLVGYRNTLIYVGLGTFVNMVMTIMGAFVLSRRDLYFKNAIMIVITITMFFGGGLIPWFLLMKDIGLFNNLWAMILPTALSTWNIIILRTGFQAIPLELEEAATIDGASQARILMYVILPLSKATLAVIFLYYLVGNWNSWFNAMVLLQDRDKFPLQLLMKEILVANDSSATTMGSAGGVVIDSAGSSTAYRELVKYCTIVVSTIPILMVYPFLQKYFVKGVYVGSIKG; this is translated from the coding sequence ATGAAATATCGTAAAACGATGGGCAACCGGATGTTCGACATCGTGAACTACACACTGCTGTCCCTGTTGACGCTGGCCTGTCTGTATCCCATTCTGCATATTGTGTTTGCTTCTTTCAGCGACCCGGCCCGACTGGTGGCGCACAAGGGGCTTCTGCTTAAACCGTTGGGATTTACTTTGGATGGATACAAGCTGATTTTCAAGGATAACAGCCTTTTGGTGGGATATAGAAACACGTTAATTTACGTGGGACTGGGGACGTTCGTCAATATGGTCATGACCATTATGGGGGCTTTTGTCCTATCGAGACGAGATTTGTATTTTAAAAATGCAATCATGATTGTCATCACAATTACGATGTTCTTCGGAGGTGGCCTGATTCCCTGGTTCCTTTTGATGAAGGATATCGGTTTGTTCAATAATCTGTGGGCCATGATTTTGCCTACGGCGCTGAGCACCTGGAATATTATCATTTTGCGAACCGGCTTTCAGGCGATCCCCTTGGAATTGGAAGAGGCAGCAACGATTGATGGTGCGAGTCAGGCACGGATATTGATGTATGTGATCTTGCCGCTATCCAAAGCTACCCTGGCTGTCATCTTCCTCTACTATCTGGTTGGTAACTGGAACTCATGGTTTAACGCCATGGTTCTGCTGCAGGACCGGGACAAATTCCCGTTGCAGCTCCTGATGAAAGAGATTCTGGTAGCCAATGACTCAAGTGCAACAACCATGGGGAGTGCGGGCGGTGTCGTGATTGACAGTGCTGGCAGTTCAACGGCTTATCGGGAACTCGTCAAATACTGCACTATAGTCGTTTCTACCATACCAATCCTGATGGTCTATCCTTTCTTGCAAAAGTATTTCGTAAAAGGTGTCTATGTTGGTTCAATAAAAGGTTAA
- a CDS encoding glycoside hydrolase family 2 protein yields MKEQSRSMSTIPRPEYPRPQFVREDWTNLNGPWQFEIDHGKSGKERGYEQTGHQLSGTITVPFCPESKLSGVEYTDFMAAVWYKREFTLPDTWMSGRILLHFGAVDYEAEVWVNGTSVGKHRGGYAPFHFDITSHVLSGINVVTVYAEDDVRSGRQPRGKQSERFHSHGCDYTRTTGIWQTVWLESVPDVYLSDLKVVADPDNACAHLEVKICGNAAGTQLSASARFQGRDVGLQTAVVHGPSVKLTVPLSEIHLWEPGHAKLYDLELKLQGKNQERNDTVTSYFGLRTVRLDGMAFRINEKSVFQRLVLDQGFYPEGIYTAPSDEDLRKDIEISMDLGFNGARLHEKMFEPRFLYWADQLGYLVWGEHANWGLDITTTENLSRFLPEWVEGMERDFNHPSLIGWCPFNETWDRSGTRQDDDVLRIVYEMTKRLDPTRPVIDTSGNFHVVTDIFDLHDYDQNPETFRARYEPMKNGGEVFNTFPERQTYGGQPYFISEYGGIWWNPDQQDEKSWGYGDRPQSEEAFIARYEGLTNVLLDHPMMFGFCYTQLYDVEQEVNGLYTYDRRPKFDSETIRRINSRKAAIED; encoded by the coding sequence ATGAAAGAACAGAGCAGAAGCATGTCAACCATTCCTCGTCCGGAATATCCCCGGCCCCAGTTTGTTCGAGAGGATTGGACCAATCTGAATGGTCCCTGGCAATTCGAAATCGATCATGGGAAAAGCGGGAAAGAGCGAGGGTATGAGCAAACCGGACATCAGCTCTCCGGGACAATAACCGTTCCGTTCTGTCCAGAGAGCAAGCTGTCTGGGGTGGAGTATACCGATTTTATGGCAGCCGTATGGTATAAACGGGAATTCACCCTGCCGGATACCTGGATGAGTGGCCGCATTTTGCTTCATTTTGGTGCGGTAGATTATGAGGCAGAGGTCTGGGTGAACGGAACATCCGTTGGCAAACATCGGGGAGGATATGCACCATTTCATTTTGATATCACATCCCATGTTTTATCAGGCATTAATGTTGTAACGGTCTATGCGGAAGACGACGTTCGTTCGGGACGTCAGCCGAGAGGCAAACAGAGTGAAAGATTCCACTCGCATGGCTGTGATTACACCCGTACGACGGGCATCTGGCAAACGGTTTGGCTGGAGAGTGTGCCTGATGTATATCTTTCCGATCTGAAAGTGGTGGCTGACCCGGATAATGCTTGTGCCCACCTCGAAGTGAAGATTTGCGGTAACGCTGCTGGAACTCAACTGTCTGCATCTGCCCGCTTCCAAGGGAGGGATGTCGGATTGCAAACAGCGGTGGTTCATGGGCCTTCCGTAAAACTTACGGTTCCATTGTCGGAAATTCATTTATGGGAGCCGGGGCATGCCAAACTGTATGATCTGGAGCTGAAGCTCCAAGGTAAGAATCAGGAAAGAAATGATACGGTAACATCGTATTTCGGCCTGCGGACGGTAAGACTGGATGGCATGGCGTTTCGCATTAATGAGAAGTCCGTTTTTCAGCGGCTTGTGCTGGATCAGGGCTTTTACCCGGAAGGCATCTATACGGCACCGAGCGACGAGGATCTGCGCAAGGACATCGAAATCTCCATGGATCTTGGTTTTAATGGGGCAAGATTGCATGAAAAGATGTTTGAGCCGCGTTTCCTGTATTGGGCTGACCAGCTTGGTTATCTGGTCTGGGGAGAACATGCTAACTGGGGACTGGATATTACAACTACTGAAAATCTTTCGCGTTTTCTGCCGGAATGGGTGGAAGGCATGGAACGTGATTTTAATCATCCCTCACTTATCGGCTGGTGTCCGTTCAATGAAACGTGGGATCGCAGCGGAACTCGCCAGGATGACGATGTGCTCCGAATAGTCTATGAGATGACCAAACGCTTGGACCCGACACGTCCTGTCATCGATACCAGCGGTAACTTTCATGTGGTGACGGATATTTTCGACTTGCATGATTATGATCAGAATCCGGAAACGTTCCGGGCCAGGTATGAACCGATGAAAAATGGCGGGGAGGTGTTCAATACGTTTCCGGAGCGACAGACGTATGGAGGGCAGCCTTATTTTATCAGCGAGTATGGCGGGATCTGGTGGAATCCGGATCAACAGGATGAGAAATCCTGGGGTTATGGCGACAGACCTCAATCCGAGGAGGCGTTCATCGCTCGATATGAGGGCTTAACCAACGTTCTGCTGGACCATCCAATGATGTTCGGTTTTTGTTACACCCAACTGTATGATGTGGAACAGGAAGTGAATGGACTATATACGTATGACAGACGTCCAAAGTTCGATTCGGAAACGATTCGCCGCATCAATTCCCGCAAGGCTGCCATAGAAGATTGA
- a CDS encoding family 43 glycosylhydrolase — MNYRKKFLLAFCAFLVFPMGQMTQAATTQNNFYNVVMQDGADPWVYKHTDGFYYFTKTTGGNVTIWKSAQLTTIDAAPTTVVNTGCCGIWAPELHYINGAWYIYYAKDDGDNVNHRMYVLENTSADPTQGSWQYKGQITDPTNKWAIDGTVLQSNGQLYFIWSGWEGDTNVRQNLYIAHMSNPWTIDSNRVEIARPTYAWETNHSPNVNEGPQVIVRNGVISLVYSASGSWTNDYCLGIITASTSSNLLNPASWSKRSQPIFRSGNGLYGPGHHSFTKSPDGSEDWMMYHTAKFNNSGWNREIRLQKFTWNADNTPNLGAPVNPNAPMALPSGEKSVVRYEGEEGTFGGIAYASQSPSGSGGMKAGHIDTVDSYVEFNVNAASAGQYILLARTANGTAGGNWSNLLLSVNGGTASPFHITNKGWENWGLSTARIQLNAGVNKIRFSKGEGYGELDFFDIKPVN, encoded by the coding sequence ATGAATTACAGGAAAAAGTTCCTGTTGGCCTTTTGTGCATTCCTCGTTTTTCCTATGGGACAGATGACACAAGCTGCGACCACACAGAATAACTTCTATAACGTGGTCATGCAGGATGGGGCAGATCCATGGGTTTACAAGCATACGGACGGATTCTATTATTTCACAAAAACAACAGGTGGCAACGTCACGATCTGGAAGTCCGCTCAATTAACAACCATTGATGCAGCACCCACCACAGTGGTGAATACAGGGTGCTGTGGCATATGGGCACCAGAACTTCACTATATCAACGGCGCATGGTACATCTATTATGCCAAGGATGACGGAGACAACGTCAATCATCGCATGTACGTTTTGGAAAATACGTCCGCCGATCCAACCCAGGGAAGCTGGCAATACAAAGGTCAAATCACGGACCCGACGAACAAATGGGCCATTGATGGTACGGTACTGCAGTCCAATGGACAGCTTTACTTCATCTGGTCGGGATGGGAAGGCGACACGAATGTACGGCAGAACCTGTACATTGCCCATATGAGTAATCCCTGGACCATCGATTCGAATCGTGTGGAAATTGCACGGCCAACCTATGCCTGGGAGACGAATCATTCCCCGAACGTGAATGAGGGACCGCAAGTGATCGTTCGAAATGGGGTCATCAGTCTGGTGTACTCGGCAAGTGGCAGCTGGACCAATGACTATTGTCTTGGAATTATTACTGCCAGCACCTCCAGCAATTTACTGAATCCGGCATCCTGGAGCAAGCGCAGTCAGCCCATCTTCCGATCCGGAAACGGCCTGTACGGTCCGGGTCATCATTCCTTTACCAAGTCTCCTGACGGATCCGAGGACTGGATGATGTACCATACTGCGAAATTCAACAATTCCGGTTGGAATCGGGAGATCCGCTTGCAAAAATTCACCTGGAACGCCGATAACACACCCAATCTGGGCGCACCGGTAAATCCCAATGCTCCAATGGCCCTGCCATCGGGAGAAAAGTCAGTTGTTCGATATGAAGGTGAAGAAGGGACATTTGGCGGGATTGCTTACGCTTCTCAAAGTCCTTCCGGTTCGGGAGGAATGAAAGCGGGACATATCGATACAGTCGACAGCTATGTAGAATTTAATGTGAATGCAGCGTCCGCTGGTCAATATATTCTGCTGGCAAGAACAGCGAATGGTACGGCTGGTGGCAACTGGTCTAATTTGCTGCTGAGTGTGAATGGAGGCACAGCGAGTCCTTTCCATATCACCAACAAAGGGTGGGAGAACTGGGGACTGTCTACAGCCAGAATCCAGCTGAATGCCGGTGTGAACAAAATTCGCTTTTCCAAGGGCGAAGGTTATGGAGAGCTGGACTTTTTTGATATCAAGCCTGTGAACTAG
- a CDS encoding ATP-binding cassette domain-containing protein, which translates to MNTQQRAAGDELGEWAIDAEGLVKTFGDHRAVDGVNLKVRAGTIYGVLGPNGAGKTTTISMLATLLRPDGGSARIFGHDVVKESQVVRQLIGLTGQYASVDESLSANENLMIFSRLLGLGRAESKRKTAELLEEFGLTEAAKRPIKGFSGGMRRRLDLAASLIAQPPLIFLDEPTTGLDPRTRAQMWNTIRQLVKSGSTVLLTTQYLDEADQLADRVAVIDHGRVVAEGTVDHLKESVGTASLQLRIQEPTKIEQARQIVEQILRTESIISAEAGKITAPMANANIAADLLIAFRSAGIDLAEMSVQKPTLDEVFLTITGQDASGNESNMTSESNAVEELQA; encoded by the coding sequence ATAAATACACAACAAAGAGCAGCGGGGGATGAACTTGGTGAGTGGGCTATTGATGCGGAAGGGCTTGTGAAAACCTTTGGTGATCATCGTGCGGTAGACGGGGTGAACCTGAAGGTGAGAGCCGGTACAATCTACGGAGTGCTTGGTCCTAACGGAGCTGGCAAAACAACAACCATTAGCATGCTGGCCACCTTGTTGCGGCCGGATGGAGGTTCAGCCCGGATATTTGGTCACGATGTGGTGAAAGAGTCACAGGTTGTACGCCAGCTTATTGGATTGACAGGGCAATATGCATCTGTTGATGAGTCACTCAGTGCCAACGAAAATTTGATGATCTTTTCCAGGCTGCTGGGTCTGGGACGTGCAGAATCCAAGCGGAAAACAGCGGAGTTGCTGGAAGAGTTCGGTTTGACGGAAGCTGCAAAACGTCCAATTAAAGGTTTCTCGGGAGGCATGCGCCGCAGACTGGATTTGGCAGCAAGTCTTATTGCTCAGCCGCCGCTGATCTTCCTGGATGAACCGACGACAGGACTTGATCCACGAACACGTGCGCAGATGTGGAATACGATCCGCCAACTGGTCAAATCGGGTTCAACCGTTCTTTTAACCACTCAGTATCTGGATGAGGCAGATCAACTGGCAGATCGTGTCGCCGTAATCGACCATGGTCGCGTTGTTGCGGAAGGAACAGTGGATCACTTAAAAGAATCAGTGGGTACAGCTTCACTTCAGTTGCGGATACAGGAACCAACGAAGATTGAACAGGCCCGTCAGATTGTAGAGCAAATACTTCGGACAGAGTCCATTATATCAGCGGAAGCCGGGAAGATTACAGCACCCATGGCGAATGCCAATATTGCAGCTGATCTGCTGATTGCTTTTCGTTCTGCAGGCATTGATCTGGCAGAGATGAGTGTCCAAAAACCTACACTTGATGAGGTCTTTCTTACAATCACCGGCCAGGATGCGAGTGGCAATGAGTCTAATATGACTTCAGAATCCAATGCAGTGGAGGAGTTGCAAGCATGA
- a CDS encoding ABC transporter permease — protein MNSTLIKQNSSRKLRKYTSFGQTIRNSLTMAYRGILKVRRTPEQLFDVTLQPIIFTLMFTYIFGGAVSGNIQDYLLVIIPGILVQTVITSSVVTGVQLREDMDKGVFDRFKSLPIARIAPLAGALLADTLRYTIATVLTFAIGYLLGYSPAGGLAHVAMAGLLVIGCSWAISWIFAFLGVIARTASSVQGISMLVLFPLTFASNAFVPVETMPNWLQWIVNINPISHLVTAVRELANQGTMGADLVTSLIGAAVIVAIFAPLTVRAYMRRT, from the coding sequence ATGAACAGTACATTAATAAAACAAAACTCAAGTCGGAAGCTGAGAAAATACACGAGCTTTGGGCAAACCATCCGAAATTCCTTAACGATGGCTTATCGCGGGATATTAAAGGTGAGACGCACACCAGAGCAATTATTCGATGTCACCCTCCAGCCCATCATTTTCACATTAATGTTTACTTATATCTTTGGTGGCGCGGTATCGGGAAATATTCAAGATTATCTGTTGGTCATTATTCCGGGTATACTTGTGCAGACGGTCATTACAAGCTCAGTCGTTACCGGAGTGCAATTGCGCGAAGATATGGATAAAGGCGTGTTCGACCGATTCAAGTCACTGCCGATTGCGCGCATCGCACCGCTGGCGGGAGCATTGCTGGCAGATACGCTCCGATATACCATTGCAACGGTACTAACCTTTGCTATAGGCTATTTATTGGGGTACAGCCCCGCAGGTGGATTGGCTCATGTCGCGATGGCGGGATTGCTGGTCATTGGTTGCTCATGGGCCATCAGTTGGATTTTTGCCTTTCTTGGTGTGATTGCTCGAACAGCTTCCAGTGTACAGGGGATTTCCATGCTCGTTCTGTTTCCATTGACCTTTGCTTCGAACGCTTTTGTACCCGTAGAAACGATGCCGAATTGGTTACAGTGGATTGTGAACATCAATCCGATCTCTCATCTGGTTACGGCTGTTCGTGAGCTGGCTAATCAGGGAACGATGGGAGCTGATCTGGTCACTTCACTTATCGGTGCAGCAGTCATCGTCGCGATCTTTGCACCACTCACGGTACGGGCATATATGCGGAGAACCTAG
- a CDS encoding response regulator transcription factor — translation MTSILVVDDDPHIRELVGHFLQQEGLHVIEAVDGLDALRLLADQKVDLVVLDIMMPGMDGWELCRELRHQTDLPLLMLTAKGDTSQIIKGFTLGTDDYLVKPFDPLVLVARVKALLKRYRIMTSQTVFLGDLVLRRDTFECRKGDQDIVLPRKEFELLFTLASYPGKTFTRDQLIEKIWGYDYEGDERTIDVHIKRLRERFPEEDHTFSIRTMRGLGYRLEVR, via the coding sequence TTGACAAGCATATTGGTCGTTGATGACGACCCGCATATTCGAGAACTGGTAGGGCATTTTTTACAACAAGAAGGTTTGCACGTAATCGAGGCCGTTGACGGTCTCGATGCACTTCGTTTACTGGCTGATCAAAAGGTTGATCTGGTCGTTCTCGACATCATGATGCCGGGCATGGATGGGTGGGAGCTGTGTCGCGAGCTGCGTCACCAGACCGACCTGCCACTCCTGATGTTAACGGCAAAAGGGGATACATCGCAGATTATTAAAGGATTTACGCTTGGGACGGATGATTATCTGGTGAAGCCTTTTGATCCATTGGTGCTGGTCGCTCGGGTAAAGGCTTTATTGAAACGATATCGAATTATGACTTCACAAACGGTATTTCTTGGCGATCTCGTTCTGCGACGTGATACATTTGAGTGCAGGAAGGGTGATCAGGATATTGTGCTGCCACGCAAAGAATTTGAACTTCTTTTTACCCTTGCCAGCTACCCCGGCAAGACCTTTACGCGTGATCAGTTAATCGAAAAGATCTGGGGTTATGATTATGAAGGGGATGAAAGAACGATTGATGTTCATATCAAACGCCTTCGCGAACGTTTTCCCGAAGAGGATCATACCTTCAGCATCCGCACCATGCGAGGTTTGGGGTACCGATTGGAGGTAAGGTAA
- a CDS encoding sensor histidine kinase, producing the protein MKGEPRFLHIARNVILVSLALFICWTAAFYITRSVYSFIAWQPHELIAFLINAMLGFIFFGVGITLIGPLVKGREYEFFNELIQALKRISRGDFRVNLDSALVQRNGRQGHDHPFAQLVEGINDMAANLKVMEELRQEFISNVSHEIGSPLTSISGFARALKDTNMDQEKRDQYLTIIETECVRLSRLSDNLMKLAVLDSSEQASHKTSYRLDRQLVTLVLACEPQWDDKKIDMNVELEEVEIVADEDLMIQVWINLIHNAIKFTPEGGKIEVGLTRIQDDVQVCITDSGPGIVPQDQTRIFERFYKADQSRTRTAGGSGLGLSIVQKIVEMHDGSVSVSSERGEGAAFTVQLPIRSEQK; encoded by the coding sequence ATGAAGGGGGAACCTAGATTTCTTCATATTGCGAGAAACGTCATTCTCGTATCACTCGCCCTGTTTATATGCTGGACTGCGGCGTTCTATATAACGAGGAGCGTATATTCCTTTATCGCGTGGCAACCGCATGAATTAATTGCTTTTCTTATCAATGCCATGCTCGGATTTATTTTCTTTGGAGTAGGCATTACACTTATTGGCCCGTTGGTTAAAGGAAGGGAGTATGAGTTCTTTAACGAGTTAATTCAGGCTTTGAAACGTATTTCCCGTGGCGACTTTCGGGTAAATCTGGATTCGGCACTTGTCCAAAGAAACGGGAGGCAGGGGCATGATCATCCATTTGCCCAACTGGTAGAAGGTATCAATGACATGGCCGCGAATCTCAAAGTGATGGAAGAACTGCGACAGGAGTTCATCTCTAACGTGTCACATGAAATCGGATCACCACTGACGTCGATCAGCGGATTCGCCAGAGCATTGAAGGATACAAATATGGATCAGGAGAAACGGGACCAATATTTGACGATTATTGAGACGGAATGTGTTCGTTTGTCCAGACTCAGCGATAACTTGATGAAGCTCGCAGTTCTGGACTCATCCGAGCAAGCATCTCACAAAACATCCTATCGATTGGATCGGCAACTGGTTACTCTTGTACTCGCCTGTGAGCCCCAATGGGATGACAAAAAAATAGATATGAACGTGGAACTGGAAGAAGTTGAGATCGTTGCAGATGAGGATTTGATGATTCAGGTGTGGATCAACCTGATTCATAATGCTATCAAGTTTACGCCCGAAGGCGGGAAGATAGAAGTTGGTCTTACACGAATTCAAGATGACGTTCAAGTGTGCATCACAGATTCAGGGCCTGGTATCGTGCCTCAGGATCAGACTCGGATATTTGAACGGTTTTACAAAGCAGATCAATCCCGTACACGTACCGCAGGCGGAAGCGGACTAGGGTTGTCGATTGTGCAAAAAATTGTAGAGATGCATGATGGTTCTGTCTCGGTGTCCAGTGAACGGGGTGAGGGAGCGGCATTTACTGTGCAGCTGCCGATACGCTCTGAACAAAAGTAA
- a CDS encoding response regulator transcription factor — protein MPKILVADDDPNIRELVCLFLRNDGFETAEAADGKEALSVYGSTHVDLVVLDIMMPIMDGWALCKELRRANPDLPLLMLTARGETWEKVKGFELGTDDYLTKPFDPLELTARVRALLKRYKIGSTHTIQFGNVILDRQTYKVMNGSESLTLPLKEFELLYKLAGTPGQVYTREQLIDQIWGIDYAGDDRTVDVHIKRLRERFATTSEFRIETVRGLGYRLEVYE, from the coding sequence ATGCCTAAGATACTGGTTGCTGACGACGACCCTAATATTCGCGAACTTGTCTGTTTATTTCTAAGGAACGACGGATTTGAAACAGCCGAAGCCGCAGACGGCAAGGAAGCATTGAGCGTTTACGGCTCAACACATGTTGATCTGGTTGTACTCGATATCATGATGCCAATCATGGATGGCTGGGCGTTATGCAAGGAACTTCGGAGAGCCAATCCTGATCTACCGTTACTCATGCTGACTGCGAGAGGTGAGACATGGGAGAAGGTGAAAGGGTTTGAACTGGGGACAGATGATTATCTGACGAAACCGTTCGATCCGTTGGAGCTCACGGCTCGTGTCAGGGCATTACTGAAACGATACAAGATTGGCTCGACACACACGATCCAGTTTGGCAACGTTATCCTGGATCGCCAGACGTATAAGGTCATGAACGGCTCGGAGTCGCTCACATTGCCACTTAAGGAGTTCGAATTGCTGTACAAGCTTGCTGGAACACCAGGGCAAGTCTATACACGTGAGCAATTAATTGATCAGATCTGGGGCATTGATTATGCCGGAGATGATCGAACGGTAGACGTTCATATTAAACGGTTGCGTGAGCGATTCGCGACGACATCTGAATTTCGGATTGAAACGGTGCGCGGACTTGGGTACCGGCTTGAGGTTTATGAATGA
- a CDS encoding sensor histidine kinase has product MIRSLYIRVVLTFLVSVIAGTVISFFVSTWIFEDKLNENAQINLRNFGQDVVQIYKTLPLREAESFVSGMKQLDSYYIRMYDATGQFQSYGKLNGHKSAAVSKEQLKKVLDGGVVQTTPNGIATVLLGLPIKTEMGTKAMFLETLAPPSASFVVKFGLIFASCSLIAGSLLILVASVYLVRPIKKLTKATKRIAAGDFNVKLNIKQTTEIGTLARSFEEMMHDLKQLEQMRREFVTNVSHEVQSPLTSISGYAQALKQVNLGEHERNRYLDIIISEAKRMSKMSDNLLKLSMLESQSQQPRLAILSLDEQIRRVIVALQPQWSARKIHFELDLESVKVKADHDQLNQVWTNILSNGIKFSEDDGVIHVSMEQDAQYVTVRISDSGIGIPIEDQKRIFERFFKADRSHSRKYDGSGMGLAIVKQIVSLHQGGIRVESEPDQGATFIVTLPIRPLTDS; this is encoded by the coding sequence ATGATCAGGTCCCTGTACATACGTGTGGTTCTCACGTTTCTGGTTTCCGTCATCGCAGGCACAGTCATCTCCTTTTTTGTGTCAACCTGGATATTCGAAGATAAACTGAATGAGAACGCTCAAATCAATTTGCGTAACTTCGGCCAAGATGTCGTACAGATTTACAAAACCCTTCCCTTACGCGAGGCGGAATCATTCGTTAGTGGAATGAAGCAACTGGATTCCTACTATATTCGAATGTACGATGCAACGGGTCAGTTCCAGTCTTACGGAAAGCTTAATGGACATAAATCTGCCGCCGTATCCAAAGAGCAGCTTAAGAAAGTACTAGACGGAGGGGTTGTTCAGACAACTCCGAATGGAATTGCAACCGTTCTTCTGGGGCTGCCAATCAAGACGGAAATGGGCACAAAAGCGATGTTTTTGGAAACACTCGCACCGCCCTCCGCCTCTTTTGTAGTCAAGTTTGGATTAATCTTTGCAAGCTGTTCGTTGATTGCAGGAAGCTTGTTGATTCTGGTTGCTTCTGTATATCTGGTAAGACCAATCAAGAAATTGACCAAAGCGACCAAACGGATTGCAGCTGGAGATTTCAACGTCAAGCTGAACATTAAGCAAACGACTGAGATTGGTACGTTGGCCCGAAGCTTTGAAGAAATGATGCATGATCTGAAGCAGTTGGAGCAGATGCGCAGGGAATTCGTTACGAATGTTTCGCACGAGGTTCAGTCTCCGCTCACCTCGATATCCGGTTACGCTCAAGCGCTGAAGCAAGTTAATCTGGGAGAACACGAACGAAACCGTTATCTTGATATAATCATCTCCGAGGCGAAGCGGATGTCCAAAATGAGCGATAACCTGCTCAAGCTGAGTATGCTTGAATCTCAGTCACAGCAGCCGCGGCTTGCTATACTGAGCCTCGATGAGCAGATCAGACGGGTCATCGTGGCACTTCAGCCGCAGTGGTCGGCCCGGAAGATTCATTTTGAGCTTGATCTGGAGTCGGTTAAAGTGAAGGCGGATCACGACCAATTGAATCAGGTGTGGACGAATATCCTCAGCAATGGCATTAAATTTTCCGAGGATGATGGTGTTATTCACGTCAGCATGGAGCAGGATGCCCAGTATGTGACCGTCCGAATATCCGATAGTGGCATTGGTATTCCCATTGAAGACCAGAAACGCATATTCGAACGGTTTTTCAAGGCAGATCGTTCTCACAGTCGTAAATATGACGGGAGCGGTATGGGACTTGCCATCGTTAAACAGATTGTATCGCTTCATCAAGGGGGCATCCGAGTGGAAAGTGAACCGGATCAGGGGGCAACCTTTATTGTCACGCTGCCGATCCGACCTCTAACGGATAGCTGA
- a CDS encoding alpha/beta hydrolase gives MTQETENKKTRSRTKTKNVLRILLKVLGAIVIAILLLVAIVYTVNKISSHSEQKRMETYGEHVSVDGKQMNVFIQGEGNETVVILPGFGTAAPALDFKPLISELSPYYKVVVVEPFGYGLSDQTEKERSTANIVSEIHEALQSLHIDRYILMGHSISGIYSLDYVNKYAKEVSAFVGLDSSVPAISEQKIDSSDTQPIKWFRNLGFARLQLKLSADPYDGLPYDEQTKEQLNILIRKNMYNTTQLNEAERMYSNFKAAEQLTFPVNLPVLFFVQANHPGTDQWIPEHEKLIKDSAHGEMVLLEANHFLYRSHAKEIAEKFMSFMTQR, from the coding sequence ATGACACAAGAAACAGAGAACAAGAAGACACGGAGTCGAACAAAGACAAAAAACGTGTTAAGGATTTTGCTTAAAGTATTAGGTGCGATCGTTATAGCCATCCTACTTTTGGTTGCTATCGTGTATACCGTTAACAAAATCAGCAGTCATTCGGAGCAAAAAAGAATGGAAACGTATGGAGAGCATGTGTCCGTAGATGGAAAACAGATGAATGTCTTCATTCAGGGTGAAGGGAATGAAACCGTCGTAATTCTACCCGGTTTTGGGACAGCGGCACCAGCACTAGATTTTAAGCCACTTATTTCAGAACTATCCCCCTATTATAAAGTCGTCGTAGTTGAACCTTTTGGTTATGGATTGAGTGATCAGACCGAAAAGGAACGCAGTACAGCAAATATCGTTAGTGAAATTCACGAAGCGTTACAGAGTCTACATATTGATCGATATATCCTGATGGGTCATTCCATTTCGGGGATCTATAGCCTGGATTATGTGAACAAATATGCAAAGGAAGTAAGTGCATTTGTCGGGCTGGATAGCAGTGTTCCAGCGATAAGTGAACAGAAGATTGATTCATCAGATACACAACCGATTAAATGGTTCCGCAACTTAGGTTTCGCGCGATTACAATTGAAACTGAGTGCTGACCCTTATGATGGACTGCCTTATGACGAGCAGACCAAAGAACAATTGAACATTCTGATACGCAAAAATATGTATAATACCACTCAATTAAATGAGGCAGAAAGAATGTATTCCAATTTTAAAGCAGCTGAACAGCTAACGTTCCCTGTAAATCTCCCTGTTCTGTTCTTTGTTCAGGCGAATCATCCGGGAACAGATCAATGGATTCCTGAGCATGAAAAGCTAATAAAGGACTCCGCTCATGGAGAAATGGTGTTGTTAGAAGCGAATCATTTTTTATATCGTTCCCATGCCAAAGAAATTGCTGAAAAATTCATGAGTTTTATGACGCAGCGGTAA